In one window of Syngnathus typhle isolate RoL2023-S1 ecotype Sweden linkage group LG7, RoL_Styp_1.0, whole genome shotgun sequence DNA:
- the zwilch gene encoding protein zwilch homolog, which translates to MATKVLTHVKQFFNTLRNLLEDENNHCCTYEDDVQILKKDGDRISVLNLLDYGHQEVFICEKAIPKLNDSDEDSTLETSNCADSVVALTAPRTQLAPLPLTITKARQLLSWYTLSQNANIEALDDPALRPLWVRCDMADPARTIWLGAEGVSVANKVAGVKLYSVTCTGPVVHKNDLMTLDELKREHKKRHHSTSTLTIKGSAQFIMFGSIVVENTTIESQSSVTVDFKWNHVERVLETPPLSSTATLNIKVASGDKRSPMFEVFRELQFLQVLADGLSTGEVEWLTPLESKSAVDLTKEYIQELQSVIKSQQEQDFKPTETDPKSVPPIFDSFLERDGLDFVETLWVRMRKSVGCYQDIVDSLKLVIEALTYGYITPWIHQDNSSTLSKLILQSYNQKMEHVSLTGLTPVQMLLEMGLNKMGKDYFNYLVGEELTSPNNLTYYLNTEVDLQEQFIRLKKLHHLLEVIVTCRTFLDLPYDRLFLLTQLCLQHYQTSPYDETHEFKLQIKPALITQFYQNEAPVVWGVEVSSGQGPDKVKTSLQVSDRPLVDHVFQPDHTNVTEDKPVCFSTLVSCSLVNFEFAQK; encoded by the exons ATGGCCACCAAGGTTTTAACACATGTAAAACAGTTTTTTAATACACTCAG GAATCTTCTAGAAGATGAGAACAACCATTGTTGCACTTATGAG GATGACGTTCAAATATTGAAAAAGGATGGAGATAGAATATCAGTTCTGAATTTATTGGACTATGGGCACCAGGAAGTCTTCATTTGTGAAAAAGCT ATTCCAAAACTAAATGACTCGGATGAAGACTCGACGCTTGAGACATCAAACTGCGCCGACAGCGTTGTTGCGTTGACTGCTCCTCGAACTCAACTGGCACCGCTGCCTCTCACCATCACAAAAGCAAG gcaaCTGCTGTCTTGGTACACATTATCTCAAAATGCCAACATTGAGGCTTTGGATGATCCTGCCCTACGACCTCTGTGGGTACGATGTGACATGGCGGATCCGGCTCGTACCATTTGGTTAGGAGCTGAAGGTGTCTCCGTGGCCAATAAAGTGGCTGGTGTCAAATTATATTCTGTTACATGCACAG GCCCCGTTGTACACAAAAATGATCTCATGACTTTAGACGAGCTGAAACGAGAGCACAAGAAAAGGCACCACTCAACATCCACG TTGACAATTAAAGGGAGTGCCCAGTTTATCATGTTTGGCTCCATTGTGGTTGAAAACACAACAATTGAATCGCAAAGCAGCGTGACGGTGGATTTCAAGTGGAACCACGTGGAGCGTGTACTCGAGACACCCCCGCTGTCCTCTACAGCCACATTA AATATTAAAGTTGCCAGTGGAGACAAGAGAAGCCCCATGTTTGAGGTGTTCAGGGAGTTGCAGTTTCTTCAG GTTCTTGCTGATGGTTTAAGTACGGGTGAGGTGGAGTGGTTGACTCCTTTGGAAAGCAAGTCAGCAGTGGATCTGACCAAGGAATACATtcaag agCTACAGAGTGTCATAAAATCACAACAGGAGCAGGATTTCAAACCAACAGAG ACAGACCCCAAAAGTGTCCCTCCAATTTTCGACTCTTTCCTGGAACGAGACGGTTTGGATTTTGTGGAGACGCTATGGGTTCGCATGAGAAAGA GTGTTGGTTGCTATCAAGACATCGTAGACAGCCTGAAATTGGTCATTGAGGCCCTGACTTACGGCTACATCACGCCGTGG ATTCACCAAGACAATAGCAGCACGCTCAGCAAGCTCATCCTGCAGTCCTACAATCAGAAGATGGAGCACGTGTCGCTCACGGGCCTCACGCCTGTCCAAATGTTGTTAGAAATGGGCCTGAACAAGATGGGAAAAGATTACTTCAACTACCTTGTTG GGGAAGAATTGACATCGCCCAACAACTTG ACTTATTACCTGAACACAGAGGTGGATCTGCAGGAGCAATTTATCCGCCTGAAGAAACTACACCATCTCCTGGAAGTAATCGTGACCTGCAGAACATTTTTAGATTTGCCCTACGACAGACTCTTCCTGCTCACACA GTTGTGTTTACAGCATTACCAAACATCTCCCTATGATGAAACACACGAGTTCAAACTGCAAATCAAACCGGCGTTGATCACTCAATTCTACCAGAA TGAGGCTCCAGTTGTGTGGGGAGTGGAAGTGTCCAGCGGGCAAGGGCCTGACAAGGTCAAGACGTCCTTACAGGTCAGCGACAGACCGCTGGTTGATCACGTCTTCCAACCTG ATCATACAAATGTAACAGAGGACAAGCCTGTCTGCTTTTCAACTTTGGTGTCCTGCAGCCTTGTCAACTTTGAATTTGCACAGAAATAG